In the genome of Pangasianodon hypophthalmus isolate fPanHyp1 chromosome 15, fPanHyp1.pri, whole genome shotgun sequence, the window TAAAACACGGAGAGGTTTGAAGTTTATGCTTATGTCAAATGTTTGAGGTAATTTACCTCACTGTCCCACCAGTAAAACCCATTTCTTCCCAGTAGCGCGACATTATGACGAATGTCGAGTTGACATTGATCTGGGAAATGGGggaaacacttttctgttgcaccacttagGAGCCCGAAGTCAGCTTTCTGTATGACATACTGGTAGTTCCAGACCCCACCTTCCTTTTCTCTTAGGAACTGAGACAACAGTGGAGGGTAGATGAGGATACCTGTAGTACGACTTGTAGTACTGGTAGCGCTTTTACTTGTTAGATAGTGATATCATGAATTAGGTAATGTTAGCTATGTTTGCAGATAAAACTGTTCTGTACTTGAAGTTACTTcaaaaatatttgatattttgcagCATCCTATTATAATAATAGTGTACATAGGCCTACTTACTGGAAAAAATACTCACAAATGTATCTGACTCAGCTTAGCGATAAAATCAAGTTCTAAAGTAGTGAAGCCACATATGAAACATGGAaaattttaactggaaatattAACTTATATCCCAGAGCATATTATGGCGACTCGTAATGAGCTAATAGCCTATTTCATACAAGTGTCCATGCTGTAAGAAGTcatgtgtttgtcttttgtccTATCCTTACTGTGTGAAATTAAGCACACGTCATCATGCATACTCCTTCACATCATGGGCCTTACATTACGCTTTTCTCTCCTCCAGCCAAAGGTCTAGTAACTCCAGCTTTACCTGATCATGCAGCCACCAAGGTTACGCCATAAAGGTAaaagcttgtaaaaaaaaaatcactttgacTCAGATTTTCAATTCCAATTTCTGGTGGCTACGTTCTTAAGTGTGACTGAAGTCTGATGCAGGTCTAAACAGTCAGCCTTTCATTTGTGTGCCTTGTATTTACAAGGCTCAAGAATCTTGCTGAATGTTTTCCTTGACATCCTAAAATTCTGGATAAATTCTGTGTCTGGGAAGGCATCCGGGCATCCCTCCCAAATCTACTGGCTCCTTCTCATTCCCAGATTGCTTTCTATTTCTCAGATCCACAGAAAGCTTGACattaaagttttattaatttttcaatCTAATCTCTGTGCTCACAACTTTAGCATATATGTGATTAAAACAGACATGAATTTGTGAAATGTGAAAGGACTGAAAATGTGTAGAATCAGTCCTTTCAGTGGGAAGAATTTGTTCTTGTGTGGCTCTCATGGTGTTGAAAAGTTACAGTTATAAGATAAAAGtccataagaacagctttggtaagACTTTCTCTCATGTTTGTCTCATCTGAACACCATCATTGTTGCTGTGGAACAGCTGCAGGGTTGCAATTTCTAGGAGACTAATTTAAATATCTATCGAAgagctgcccttagacttccattatacagtcatgggaaaaagaaagtacacccgccttaaattctttttttttatttatttatttattttttttatttatcagggcctaactAACAATTGTATGGGCCTCCCCAActtctatataaaaaaaaaacaaacagatttcaGTATTAGTCATAGTCATAGTATTTTTCTTTCCCCAAAAACTAAtccaacattcagaaaacagGTGGGAAagaataagtacaccctataattcagtaacatgtacaACCACCTTTGGCAACAATAACTTGTAGtaaagagtgggccaaaatttctccaaaacaatgtgagagatgtctgtaggagtttatcagtctctcacatcgttttggagaaattttggaccactcttctttacattgttgcttcagttcattgatttttgagggcatttgtttatgcacagctctcttgagatcctgccacagcatctcactgGTGTTGAGATCTGAACTCTGACTTGGCCATTCATTTGTCGATTTGCTGGTTTGCTTGTTGCTCATTGTCCTGTTGCGCGACCCAAATTTCAGCCGAGCTTAAGCTGCAgaacagatggcctcacatttgtctgaaaaatattctggtataaagtggagttcatcgttgtctcaatgactgcatgTTTctcaggtcctgtggctgcaaaacaaacccaaatcatcaccaccaccttCATGCTTAACAGCTAGTATGAAGTGTTTTTGGTGATAGGCTGTGTAtggtttttgccaaacatggtgctgtgcatgatgaccagaCATCTCCACCTtagtctcatcagtccaaaggatattgttccagaacgtTTGTGATTTGTTCAGTTTTTGCAAACTGAAGTCATGTTGCCATATTCTTTTCAGAGAGAAGGCTTTTTCCCcagccacccttccatgaaagccatacttgttcagtctttttctgattgtgctgtcatgaacatttaatgtgcttacggaggcctgtaggtcacatgatgtagctcttgcgtttttctttatatctctgaacATTAGacagtctgaccttggactaAATTTGCTGGGActcccactcctgggaagattggcaagtgtcatgaaggctctccatttgtaaacaatccttctcactgtagaaagatgaatttcaaattgtttggagatggccttataacccttcccagattgacgagcagcaacagttgcttctctaaggtcatggctgatgtcctttcttcttggcatgatgtagacacacacctatGCACTCCAGAACATCAAACTGCCAAAAGGTCTGTTTTTATAGaagtagtcacacttcttgatgattaactaatcttgtgcatttcactAGTGGAAGTAGGAAAGGTGTACTTACATTTTCCCAattggtttctgaatgttggctTAGTTTTTGGGAAATATGactactttctttttcccatgactgtgaGTGAGTTTGAAGCAAACaatttttttggttcttttctcagtgcagggAAACAAGTCTAAATTCTCATCCGTGGtaatcaagcacacacacacacacatacacacactacacatacagtGCAGAGGTTAGGATAGAAACCATTGGACTATAAAGTTGATTTTCCTCTTCCTTCCATTTTAGTGATTTGTGTCATGTGAATCTACTGTTAGCCTCTAATGCAGATTATCAGAAACAGATTGAAACTgcctttatttctttacttctGAATGTCTGTTAAAACTAACATCATTTAGAAAAAGTCTGAATTAAGCACTTGTGGTGTGGCTGTACTCTTAgtaaaaacatatttctgtgtatttatgttCATGTCGGATCATTGCTCAGGGTCCAGTTGCAAAGCACAAAAGCACTGGACTGAGGTGAAGACATttgagtcagagagagagttctACCTCGAGCGGACTTTAGAAGACACTCGCCTGCCACAGGACACACACCTCTGGTAACTAAAACATGCCCAGTGCATTTATCACACTCTGTAGTACAAGTAAGTAAGGTTTATCTGAGTGTGACACTGCGACATATCAGCACACAGACAAGAGTCAGTGATGACATCTCCGATGCTTCAGAAGGCGGGACCAAGTCTCTCCCAGAATCCACAGGTGGTCTCATCACTTCTCTCCATCCTCTCAGGATCCACAGCAGCCCGTCTGAACCACCTCGAGCCCCAACGCTGCGGGAGTGTGAGGTCATCATACGGCAGCTGTATAACGCCAACAGTCTTCAGTCTCAGGAAGTAAATGCACCAAATCCTCACAAGCCAATTCTTCTCTCACATGCAGAcatttcagcagtgtgtgtttcccCTAGATTGTCCGCATCAAGGCCGTTCTCAGGGACATCGTGTTCAACCGGAAAATCACCCCAGAGAACTACATTATGGCCAAAGCCTATCTCACTGATGAGAAAAGGTTCTTATCCTTAGTTTCCTTCTTTAGATTCGTACTGGATCTATGATACTAATTAATCTAACATTTTTAGATTAATTAATCTAACATTAATCTAACATCTAACTTAATCTTTTAAATATCTCTAAACTTCTGCCTCAAACCAAATCCAGTTCTTCATGTCACACAGACGCAGTGGGACTAGTCATCTATGCATATGAGCTAAACTTGGAACAACCTGAATCATTTTTACCTTAGTGGAATTTGGTAATTTGTAAATTTGGTAAAATTCTGCCCCCTTAGGCCAAAGCCCTGCTTCCTGACATTAGAAAGTGAAATTTGAACCTTAAATACTGTAAACCTgcaatactttttattttaccaAAGCATTTGTTGTAATATTTAGTTGAGCGAGTGTGTACAGAAAGGATTTTCGGTAAGATTGACGTCCATTACTTATTAGTTACATTAATTGTGCCCTGGACTACAAGACTAACCCCACATTCACACAAAGAAGCAGTAAGCCTTGTATTGCTTGTAGTTTGCCTCTTGTGGGCATGTAGCAACTACTGTTGTTGCTTGTTGGCATGAATtatccagcatttatttttttttgttccaatgAGATATGGTAGTAGCTATATGTAGATATATGTAGATTCTAGAGTTAACTAGTTAAGtacaaatgaaataatgcactaatcatTGTGAAAATTTGTGATTGCATGATATGTGCTAGCTTTGTTGGTAGATAAGTTGGACgatgaaaccatggttatacgtttttcttctatttttgggtgttaaacagtaaatgggacCTAACTTCAGCTAGTAAAGTGAAGTTGTGaatggaaaaatgaaaagtttGCATAGTTGAAATTACTGTTGCTGAAATCGTGGTTCTGTCTTGCATGTACATAGGAAATAAATGATCACCTGTCAGTGTGTCGCTCTTAGTGTAAATGTGGGTTTGCATGTAATCCCGACCAATGAGGTCGCAAACTGTCAGAGAAAATACAAACATTGAGGGCAGAATGGCTGTGAAAAGATTAGTTATGGAGCAATAATGAGAAGATTTATGACATACtgaatcaaaaatatttcattgtcaATATTCCACTGTTGCAATGTAagataacagtgtgtgtatttttgggaTGTTCACCAATACACAATGGTACATCCCACTTTAACTGTGACTGCAGTGaaattgtctttattttctGCCTTTAAAGCTACAGTGAAGGTATTCTTCTCCTTCTTATTGCCAGGTACTAGCTGGTACTGGTAAGAGTGTTGCATGAGCCGCTTACTTCATATCTGTACACAAAGTGCTcaccaagtgtgaaagcagcctgaTAATTCAAACTTCAGACTGCATTTGGTGTAAAAGGGAATGCTATGCATGTTTTGTTTGAATTCTACTCGTCGCTTTTTCCTTCTCAGCAGAGCTGAGGAGCCGGAGATGTTTCCAAAGCTTCCTTTTCGCGCCCTGCCCAAAGGACTGTAAGTTACGGTTCATCCCACAGGATATAACATAGCTAGTTTAACTAATACACTGAGCTCCTCTTTCATCTCTgtgtgacagggtggtgtgtcAGGCCAACATGGCAGAGCGAGTGATCCTTCCCTCACTCAAACAGAGCCTCAGCAGGAGAACTCGAGCTGTACAGAGGAGCCGCTTATGGAGAAAAATACCTTAAAATGTTCAATGCTGTATTGTCCAGACTATAACACTTCTCCCAGTGACTCTGTTATTTGCCCAGTTGTAATCTGcagtgtattagtgtgtttacAGGAGGTATGTTATTCTGGCAGTTAACTTTTCTGTGGAGCAGGTCTATTAACTAACTCCATATAAATTGTAAAAGCAGTAAACAAATATCAGACTACACCATCAAGGGGTAATCCCCTTTAAAGGGCATAtccactgtgtctgtgttttaacAAAGCATGTATAGCAATTGATTATTTgagaaatgttatttttccattttctgtgcTTGGTGCATTAACTGATTTCATTTCGTTATATATGTTGGCAATTTATtgtaaaaaccaaaggaatatctGTTGTTTCAGATAGGTATACAAAAATATCCTATTGGTTATTTACAAAAAGATGTTAGCAATAAGATATTggcataatgtgtgtgtgtgtccttacaAATGCCAgtgataaataaatttaatagaAGGGGAAACGGGTCAGCTCAGCCTAAATTTAACAAGTCTTAAACCAAATTTGCCAGAAAATGTTAGTTAGAGTTTTGGAATTAAACTCTTCATATAAATATTACTCTTCCTGGAGTAAAGTGTATGCATCCAATTAAACGCTCTCAAAAATGCTCAAGTCGCACCTCTTAAACAGAGTCTGCTGATCACAATTCAAATGTGTACGTCTTCAGTgttgaaagacagaaaagaatgCAGTTGCAGTTGTCTTTAGTGATTTATGGTCTAGAATATATGCTGCACATGTTTTCAGGCTGTTTAGGTATATCAGCTGCTTTATAAACCTCACTGTACACTGCACAGTGACgcaaacacattatttattagtgtaaataaaaatacatttacgcACACCAATGTTTTTAGCGGTCCTTTACAAACCTGTACTGATTAAGATAACTATAATACTTCATTCAGATCTGCAGGGGCAAattatacagacagacagacagaagcgATGAGTTTTATGCTGCGAGAGAACCCTTGGTGCCGTGATTAGGCAGCAGAGAGACACGCCTGTCTCACACTTTGAGCCCAGGTGTTGAGGAGAGCAGTGACCGAGTGCTTGTCGGGAAGCTGCAGCAGTTTAGACGTCATGGTCCTGTGGAGATTCTGTAAGAATGGGTTTGCCTCTGCAAAGAAAGAGACACGTGAAATTGTGGCTGTATCAGATTTTACAGACTGCAGATCTAGTTATGTATTTATAATACAACATCTGTAAAAATGCCACAGCAAACTCTCTTACATGACTTACAGCACAAATTTTGTCTGTACACTTGCAAACTGTAACACATTCAAAGAgtgcttttcttttcatgttacagatttacagattaCAAATTTACATACAGTTTTGCCAAGCTGaagtcttgagccaccactttGACCCTGTGGAGCCACAGACTTGACCCTACCTCCTCAGTTCACTGAACCCCTCCACCAACCTGGAGCCATCAACTTGGCCCCACCCCCCTGTTTCACTAGTCTATTGAATTGAGGTGACTGCTCTATTACCGTATTGCTGATCATCGTTGACCCACTGAGGGCTCTGCTCAGGATAGTCTGACGGAATGCTCAGCTGGAGAGGAGGAACACTGGGAAGGGTCTTATCATCTGGAACAATGGAAACAAAATGAATCATACTATATAACAAGCTCCGCTTGTAGCTTTTAGAGTTAGTTTCTCTGTAACCTGTCTCCTCTgtgataaactttttttttcctatgaaCGATTAGGTGTTTAGAGAGACAGATTTTTTGACATCCAAACTCACCCAGTTTGCAAATGAGGTGCACTGTCCCATTGTTGCTACAGAAGGACGGGTCCAAGTTGACAAGGAATTTGGAATCAAGGCGTGCTACCTCCCCCTGCAGGATGTTTGGGATAGTCTGACGATCATCTTCCTCATACTTCCTCTTCCGAGTCGGAATGATGGGCCCTCTGCAGGTCGAGTGAGAGAGGTGTGGTTAAAGCAGTGCATGACGTAAGCATAATAATTCTTACTCTAAAGAATCAGATGTGTTTTTTCTGATTTCTGGCACAAAGAAGGTAAAGGAAGAAGAAATGTGTTATGGCACATCATACAAAATTTCCTTGTGAATGCAGTCTAGCATTATTAATGTTGAATGCTGAATTGCTGAGATTACTTCAAAAGCAAAGCGTTTCAGTGGCACTCACGTGATGGGTGGTCCGTGAATGGCCGTCATCGCGGGTGCAAACGTTCGATAGAGGGAGTGGTTGAAAACTGGTGAGCGGATGTTGGCCAAGACGGCATCGAGCAGTGGCTGGCACAGGTACTGCTTTTTGGAAGGCACtgttggaggaggaggagtaggcTGAGGAAGGAATGCACAGGGATTAGAACATGATTATGGGATTCGAATAGGAATGCAACAGCTGGGTAtagatattttaatatctaaaaAGGATGTTACATAATAAGAACAATGCATGTGTTGAGCTGGCATAACTGGCAGATATTCTGAATTAACTCTAATACTATAAGGCTTCATTTATACATTGCAATAACACGTATTTTCAGTGATTAGATCACGATCAAATGCATTTCATATGAAAGCATCATcacactttaaacacacactgtgatcAGAAGGTGATCAAACAGAGTGCCTCTAGGGGGGTCGTCTGGTGACCTGAGATAAAATTATTTAGGGGGAAATGTGCCAATTTAATGATTGTTCTGTCTATGcatcatgattttatttcatttcttctgCACAATATCCAAataagctaactagctagatgAGTCAGCAggaaagcagcagtgtgtgcttGAATGTGGTCAAACACAACTGTGGAAAACAAGCGTATCCTGgatgaagaaaatgaataaGTGAAGGCTGCACATTACTGCTGATACTGTTATAATAGTTATAATATTTTGAAGTAATATTAATTACTCCTCTCTTGTACTGCATGCCACTTATCTAGTTGGCTTATTTGAATATTGCACaggaaaaatgtgatgaaaTAATGATGCATAGAGAATGCGGACATATATAAATACTATGTGTAAACAGTTCCATAATTATCCTGATATCAGTATCCTTTGATTCCCATCTAGTTTCCAAGTGTCATGTAGGTCCCTTGATTAGAAGGAGAGTGCTAACTGGTCTATTCTCTAGTGATCAGCAAACCAATCGCATGTGATTGCCTAGTGTCCCTCTGAttgaaagggaaaaagaaagactgggCCTCTGATCCAGACAGCAAGGAAACTTATACTCTTTTGGTCTTAGCATAGAAGTGTTGATCTCCTTAGACAGCAGGGTGTAAGTGCCTGTATGACTTACCACTGCCATGTCATTCTTGAGCTTCTCCAAGGCTATTTCACACTTCTGTAAGGTTTTAAGGGGGCATCtagtgaaagagaaggacagtgGATGAGGCTAAACTAAAAGTCCAAACCTATGGACCGTATGAGTGCTTAATGAGCAGGTTGCGTATCTGCGTTCACCTGGTGTTGGGATCAGTGAGAATATTTAGCAGACTTTTCATCTTGCTCAGATCCTTCTTCCTTTCTGGaaaagaagcaggaaaaatgcaACATTTACCCAGAAGAAAAGCAGCGACACTAGGaacaaagctgaaaaaaaatacaaacaataccttcatttttgtcaattttgttAATCATCCTGCGCAGCGGTTCAATGTACTTGGAGAGCTGTTTGAGTTTGTCCATGTACAGCTGGTCCTCTGACTGGGACGCACTTGCTGGACTCATCACAGAGCTGGGGTTACCTGCAGGCAAGCACGAGCAAATCTTACCACACTTTCCAATCATCACAAGGTATTCTGAATCGCAAAATGACTTTAAATTACTCTTATTAGACACTTAACCCGAATTAATTTTACAGACAAGTTGCTCAAGAATTTGAGATGAACCCCCATtaaaaatctacacacacatacacacacacacacactgctgtattttTATGCTTGTACTGCCTTTATATCAGCTCTCCAACGCTCTCTACTGGTGTTACCTAGTTTATAGTAAACCATGAACAAAATCTAATTTGCCTGAGTTTGCTGACATAAAAGATACCTTAAAACAAGCAACATTAGATTAGGAAAGTATTATCCTCTTTGCCTCAATATAAACTAAAAGTGggattatttttatgaaaacaggTTATAACTATgtctttattttccatttatattGTATGTCTCTTCCAACGTAGAAGATCACTGGCTTGATCTTTCTCGGTTGACGGATAAATGATTTTTAGCTACAGCTTATGGCACTGTAGCAATTTATTTGCCAATTAATGTAGCAAATAATGTCTCCTTACGACACTTACCACTTTCCTAGACATGTAGATCAATATCAGATAAAAAACTTCCAACTCCTGATTTCAGTGGAACATTGGGGTTAGCACTAGGGTTTGTCCCATTAGTGTTACCGTAGTTCAGTGCTATATTAATTCAGACCTGGAACATCTCTGTCTATCCACAGCAATGTTCAATCCTAAAACCTCAGCACTCACATCATAAAGGGCATATATGTCTTTATATCAATGCATGTAgaataatttttgttttcttctccaTCGCCCCTATATGGGATCCGTAATTTTACGCAGCACTGAGCTAACCATAGTCCTTCCTAAAACAAAAGCACCACATCTACTATATAAACACTAAATCCAGAGTACTACTGGCAAATATAGTGTTAGAGAGGGAAAACGTGTCTTACGGTCCAGAATATATGGCATTTATGCCAAGAGGCCTACACTGGTGTGCTGCATACCTGGAGTGCTGAGTGGTCCAGGAGACGGCACTTGCATTGGGTAACTCTGTGGTGTACGTGCTGTGGCTGGACTTTGTGAAGGCTGTGGGGAAGGACTGGGTTGGAAACCTCCTGGAGATGGAGTTGGACcagaactgaaaaacaaaaacaatatatttCCATGACCATCATGTCCTTACAGCAATTTCCACTAAAGTGGAACACCATGGCTTCTATTACAATGATGACATGCCTGGTTATGATGTTATTAGacaaaacttttgcactgtaagacgtgtgtgtgtgagacatggtCAGGGAGCGTTGGATTACCACTTCTCAAATACATATGCTTTccacttttcctttttaatattACACTACAAACATGACTTCTAAATAATAAAGCGATTCTAAATAAGTTAAAAGAATCAGTGTGGTGCAGTTgaagtaaaatactgagtgatggGTGCTTCATCACaggtgttactgttaccatcccaaagttgattattttcctataacagcatgacaagAATGtcaagtcatactttttatccatttaaagctacatttaatgttgtggaacatccacaaaatacattctctctctctttctctcaattaATAAGTCCCAAAGGCTTTGAGAGCTTCTGACCAGAATGGATTCAGGCAGAAGTGCTTTTATAAAGTGAACTCAAACATAATGTGACAGAGACAGTGTTACTACTCATTTAACTCCTTTCAATTCTGTGTTTCTCAGCTTCTAGAAGTTTCCCTAAAGTTAAAAAAGAACAAGAGGAAACCTATGAATGGATGCTGATGGAGAACTTTACATGAACATGTGTCATTTAGGATGCATTTCCCAATTTTTAGGTGCTATGAAAGTCTACACAAATAAGTGTAAAATTCTTTACACAATCTATTAGGATTTAGAGTCGTGAAGATTTAGAGACCCACAGGAATGAATGTACCTGACAGAGTTGGGTTGTGAGGAGAGCGGCTGTGGAGAGGGTTGAGGCTGGGGGGGAGGTGGCATGGAAGGCTGGGGTGTCTGGACTTGGACCGGAGATGGTGAGGACATCTGCTGACCCTGTGGAGAAGAAGATAGAGTCAAAATGAACATGAATCTGTGAGTTACTACTCTAACTAAACAACCCTAATGGCCATTAAAGCTTCTGGACTgtcacacacataaaacaccaGCTTACACTATGAGGCTCACTGTTCCACTTACCTGTACAGCTTGCAGAAATAGCAATAACACCTTACCACCCTTTTCCCCTACACACATAAGGATTGGGTTTAAATGGGGGAGGGGGGGACAAAGGGGGACAAGGGGGGACAGCTGTTATGTTAAGGCTTGCTCATGGACAGCCTCTCTGTTGCGAGGGGGTGTAGAGGGGGAGCCACAGACATGGGCACCTACTGGAAAGCCAGCACTCTGCCCCTGGTGTAAATACCTGTGGCATTTGCTGTCCTCCCATGGCAGCAGGGTTTGGAGGAATGGCAGAGTTCGGAATGGCGCGGGGCAACCGGGGTGGCATTTGTATCCCAGCACGGGGCATCATCTTTGAGGAGGACAGAGGGGACAACAGACATGTCacaagcaaaaacaataaatgcagTGCATCAGCGGATATGAGAGaaagcacatgcacacatgcacactcagaAAACTCAGGTCTAATGAGGGACTACAGGCACAGAAGCACATACATAGGGAGACGTTCTGAGACGCAGGTGATCACCTATAATAAAGTGTGAGCTCAACTGTGACTTTCTTCTTGTGCAGATTAGAAACAGCAACAGGCTAATGGGCAGCATGCTAACTCCTGATTTATCATGCCAGATGAGAGCGAATGTGATGCATGTATCTATGTCTCATGAACTTATTGCTAAATGAACAGTTGAGgcaaaaatcaaatcaaaaggTACACCGGATTCCTCCTTACCCCATATGCAATCAATCAGCAACAAGTAATGCAACGCTATCCATAAATACAGGCCCAAATTGTCATGCACTTACTTCAGACatcttatattaaaaaaaaaaaaagattgtaaaaTTGCAGGGGATGCATGCTATTTAGTTTATAATTTCATTCCAAGCAGAGCTAAATTATCATCATCACATACAGCTTTCCACTACAATTCCTCCTTCAAACTCTGAGGGATCAGAACCTATTGTGCAATTGTCCCAGACATGCCCCATAACAGTTCAGCTACACATGAAGTTTAGATTATGTTTATGAATTACAGAAAGTCACACTAAATCCTACACCACACCAGCCCATCTGTGTGACCActgaaaaagtgaaatgtgGCAGAACTTTGAGGCAGAACTTTATTTTGGGTGAAACAGACTTCCATTAATTGTTCGCTCCTTTCCAAAGAAAGATTGTGTGTTAGTTTACTAGTTGATGATGAAAggtataccacagtgctgttgaattctagattctgattggtcagaaggtgtttgctaatttt includes:
- the si:ch211-222n4.2 gene encoding coiled-coil domain-containing protein 74B isoform X1 gives rise to the protein MQPPRLRHKGSSCKAQKHWTEVKTFESEREFYLERTLEDTRLPQDTHLCTQTRVSDDISDASEGGTKSLPESTGGLITSLHPLRIHSSPSEPPRAPTLRECEVIIRQLYNANSLQSQEIVRIKAVLRDIVFNRKITPENYIMAKAYLTDEKSRAEEPEMFPKLPFRALPKGLVVCQANMAERVILPSLKQSLSRRTRAVQRSRLWRKIP
- the si:ch211-222n4.2 gene encoding coiled-coil domain-containing protein 74B isoform X2; the encoded protein is MQPPRLRHKGSSCKAQKHWTEVKTFESEREFYLERTLEDTRLPQDTHLCTQTRVSDDISDASEGGTKSLPESTGGLITSLHPLRIHSSPSEPPRAPTLRECEVIIRQLYNANSLQSQEIVRIKAVLRDIVFNRKITPENYIMAKAYLTDEKRAEEPEMFPKLPFRALPKGLVVCQANMAERVILPSLKQSLSRRTRAVQRSRLWRKIP
- the med15 gene encoding mediator of RNA polymerase II transcription subunit 15 isoform X1 — protein: MSGMEVPGPDNDWRSQGFRQKVVTQIEDAMRKAGTAHTKSSNDMENHVFNKAKSREEYLSMVARLIIHFRDIHKKAQGGSDQMNPLQTLTGVGGPGGPGTIGMPSRPPGAPMGAMGAMNQMPIGQHAMQGVAGNQQGAGAAVQLQMAQQQQQSIQFQQFQPQQQTAMQQTAMQQQFQAQQQLKLQQLQQQQQQQQQQQQQQQQQQHHQNQSLQHQNQQQQQAQAQQQQQQQNQLHQSRLQQQQLAQFQQLQQQQQQQAHAQAQAQSIQHLQQQQQQQLQQAQAQPGQMPPHSQPPPQILVPQALAGQMPPGQHPAIGTLSQQQQQHQQQLKIQQAQQAFQARVLQQQQQQQQQQQVQQAQQAAAVQAQLVTVSGPMMPRAGIQMPPRLPRAIPNSAIPPNPAAMGGQQMPQGQQMSSPSPVQVQTPQPSMPPPPQPQPSPQPLSSQPNSVSSGPTPSPGGFQPSPSPQPSQSPATARTPQSYPMQVPSPGPLSTPGNPSSVMSPASASQSEDQLYMDKLKQLSKYIEPLRRMINKIDKNEERKKDLSKMKSLLNILTDPNTRCPLKTLQKCEIALEKLKNDMAVPTPPPPTVPSKKQYLCQPLLDAVLANIRSPVFNHSLYRTFAPAMTAIHGPPITGPIIPTRKRKYEEDDRQTIPNILQGEVARLDSKFLVNLDPSFCSNNGTVHLICKLDDKTLPSVPPLQLSIPSDYPEQSPQWVNDDQQYEANPFLQNLHRTMTSKLLQLPDKHSVTALLNTWAQSVRQACLSAA